The proteins below come from a single Geobacillus thermoleovorans genomic window:
- a CDS encoding YqxA family protein, translating into MARWFIRFTLAIFLLFFGVLFGMQEAHRGMERMRGYADPSFPSVIDMKKRENGEVEAAVFGRPVVAGDLGEKQETIRELKTFNLFSRLGQLFADAVTALMEMLFSLVGRVLD; encoded by the coding sequence ATGGCACGATGGTTCATCCGCTTTACTCTAGCGATCTTTCTTCTTTTTTTCGGCGTGTTGTTTGGCATGCAAGAGGCGCATCGCGGCATGGAACGGATGCGCGGTTATGCCGATCCGTCGTTTCCATCCGTCATCGATATGAAAAAAAGGGAAAATGGTGAGGTGGAAGCGGCGGTGTTTGGCCGGCCGGTCGTTGCTGGAGATTTAGGAGAAAAGCAAGAAACGATTCGCGAGCTGAAAACGTTCAACTTGTTCTCTAGGCTCGGCCAACTTTTTGCCGATGCCGTCACCGCGCTCATGGAAATGCTGTTTTCGCTCGTCGGCCGGGTGTTGGACTAG
- the spoIIP gene encoding stage II sporulation protein P yields the protein MKRWRSPNVMIAIPGASIKKLLMLIILGCMMMFMLVGALTSLRPEYRPSSSSLNDMAAHFPEETFIRLFALENRYFAQLLPKDRRQTNYSSLLFRLATSINPDDPRSLLGSELPGFALYDSKILIAGEGTDYTNMPYESAPPLEAMLAERQASVDELEQANKNEDEKPVPPPSQTTGGKKVVYIYNTHTHESFLPALKGVTDPDLAFHPTVNITKVGEKLAEELEKRGIGAEVSKIDIVSELLKKGMKYSQSYDMSRQTVVAAMKQNRDLHYFIDIHRDSRRRKYTTATINGVDYARVAFIIGGENATYEKNLQLATALHQLLQKKYPGLSRGVIEKKGAGTNGKFNQDLSENAILIEVGGVDNTFTELFRSVSALADVFSDYYWQAEKVEAPAPAEKK from the coding sequence ATGAAACGATGGCGCTCCCCAAACGTCATGATCGCGATTCCAGGAGCCAGCATAAAGAAACTGTTGATGCTCATCATCCTTGGCTGCATGATGATGTTTATGCTTGTCGGAGCGCTCACATCGCTGCGGCCGGAATACCGTCCGTCGTCATCATCGCTGAACGATATGGCGGCCCATTTTCCGGAAGAGACGTTCATTCGTCTGTTCGCCTTGGAAAATCGATATTTTGCGCAGCTGCTGCCGAAAGATCGGCGGCAGACGAATTACTCATCGCTATTGTTCCGCCTGGCGACGAGCATCAATCCCGATGACCCGCGCAGCCTGCTTGGCAGCGAGCTGCCGGGCTTTGCCCTTTATGACAGCAAAATTCTCATCGCTGGTGAAGGAACGGATTATACGAACATGCCATACGAATCAGCGCCGCCGCTTGAGGCGATGCTTGCGGAACGGCAAGCCTCGGTCGATGAACTCGAACAAGCAAACAAGAACGAAGATGAAAAACCGGTTCCCCCGCCATCGCAGACGACCGGAGGGAAAAAAGTGGTCTACATTTACAATACCCATACGCATGAGTCGTTTTTGCCGGCGCTCAAAGGGGTCACTGACCCGGATTTGGCGTTTCACCCGACGGTCAACATCACAAAAGTGGGGGAAAAGTTAGCGGAAGAACTGGAAAAGCGCGGCATCGGGGCTGAAGTGAGCAAAATCGACATTGTCAGCGAATTGTTAAAGAAAGGGATGAAATACTCCCAATCGTATGATATGTCCCGCCAAACAGTGGTCGCAGCAATGAAGCAAAATCGTGACTTGCACTACTTCATCGATATCCATCGCGATTCGCGGCGGCGGAAATATACGACGGCTACGATCAACGGCGTTGATTATGCGCGTGTCGCATTCATTATTGGCGGAGAAAACGCGACATACGAGAAAAACTTGCAGCTGGCTACCGCGTTGCATCAGTTGCTGCAAAAGAAATATCCAGGGTTGAGCCGCGGGGTGATCGAGAAAAAAGGAGCCGGGACGAACGGCAAGTTTAATCAAGATTTATCGGAAAACGCGATTTTAATTGAAGTCGGCGGTGTTGACAATACGTTTACGGAGTTGTTTCGTTCCGTGTCGGCGCTCGCTGACGTATTCAGCGACTATTATTGGCAGGCGGAAAAAGTCGAAGCGCCGGCTCCGGCGGAGAAAAAGTAA